The genomic segment TCGCCATCGCCCGCGAACTGCGCGACCAGATCCGGCCGCACATCGCGGGCATTCAGGTCAGCGCCCCGTTCGGCAACGTTCAGACGGCGCTGGCGGTCACCGCGCCCTGACGAGGTCTGCCGATGGATGACAAATGGGTGTGCATCAACTGCGGCTTCATTTACGACCCGACGCACGGCGACCCGGCGCGCGGCTTTCCGCCCGCCACGCCGTTCGAGCGCCTGCCCGATAACTGGACGTGCCCGATCTGTTACGCGGCGAAGTCATCGTTCGATCGCTTGTAGCGCGTCCGGATCCGGCGGACACCGATGAAAAAAACGACCCTGTTCCTCCTGTTTCTCATGAACGCGATCTGGGGCGGCACGTACGCCGCGGTCAAATCGATCATGCCGCACGCGCCGTACTACCTGGTCACTTCGACCCGCTACCTGCTGGCCGCGATTCCGGTGCTGCTTTATGTCGGCCGGCGTTACGGCCTGCGCATGAGCCGCGGCGATTACCTGCGCTGCCTGATCATCGGCTTGTCGACCCTGGTCTTCAGCCCGCTGCTGATGTACACCGGCGTCAACCTCGGCCGTTCGGCGGATGCCGCGATCCTCACCGCCACCGAACCGCTGCTCGTGGCCCTGGGAGCGTATTTCTACCTGCGGGAGCGAATCGGCGGCCGGACCGTGGCGGCGCTGTTCATCGCCTTCACCGGCGCCCTGCTGTTGTCCGAATTCTGGCACGAAAACGGCCTGGTCAATCCGGCGGCCATCGCCCTGATCGCCACCGCGGTCCTTTTTGAATCGACCTATTCGGTCCTGAGCAAGGAACTGCTGGCCCGCCACGAACCGATCAAAATCCTGGCGGTCGTCCTGCTTTCCGGCTCGCTCGTCAACGCGACGGCGATCACCTTGCTCGGCTGGTGGCCCGGGCTCGCCGGCTTGAACGGCGTCGATTGGCTGGTGCTCGTCGTCTACCTCGTCCTGATCTGCACGGTTTTCGGCTTCGCCTTCTGGAATTTCGCCCTGCGCCGCAACGCGACGGCCAACGTTTCCCTGACGATTTTCGTGCAGCCGCTGTTCGGCCTCCTCATC from the Myxococcales bacterium genome contains:
- a CDS encoding rubredoxin gives rise to the protein MDDKWVCINCGFIYDPTHGDPARGFPPATPFERLPDNWTCPICYAAKSSFDRL
- a CDS encoding DMT family transporter; its protein translation is MKKTTLFLLFLMNAIWGGTYAAVKSIMPHAPYYLVTSTRYLLAAIPVLLYVGRRYGLRMSRGDYLRCLIIGLSTLVFSPLLMYTGVNLGRSADAAILTATEPLLVALGAYFYLRERIGGRTVAALFIAFTGALLLSEFWHENGLVNPAAIALIATAVLFESTYSVLSKELLARHEPIKILAVVLLSGSLVNATAITLLGWWPGLAGLNGVDWLVLVVYLVLICTVFGFAFWNFALRRNATANVSLTIFVQPLFGLLIGWVWLRESPSLGQLAGTMMILAALTIAFSGQTAGPDRDLPPAPPSV